One part of the Nocardioides zeae genome encodes these proteins:
- a CDS encoding glycoside hydrolase family 6 protein — MSPRRAPWTVAGVAVVTLLLSLLSPGGTPVAGASPAAAAAPAAAPAALDPRLTRGLLVDPSSLAMKAAAKDAAFKPIAGVAQARWFTSALPVSRARSTAKAWGDLGVRSARTPLVAIYALPGRDCGGHSAGGFDATTYRSWIREVAAGLKGSRAVAVLEPDALALLGSCSGQESWLPLIRYAAQQLQAAGVWVYLDAGHSSWQPASVMADRIAQAGIAYARGVAVNVSNYQRTNTVGAYGQQVVAELAKRGARNKTVLVDSSRNGAGAPADGQWCNPTSARLGMTTRVVNAKSIDFVAWIKRPGESDGTCNGGPPAGQWWPAGAKRLMATP; from the coding sequence ATGTCCCCGCGCCGCGCGCCCTGGACGGTCGCCGGCGTCGCGGTCGTCACCCTGCTCCTGAGCCTCCTCTCCCCCGGCGGCACGCCCGTCGCCGGGGCGTCCCCGGCCGCCGCGGCAGCGCCCGCCGCCGCTCCGGCGGCGCTCGACCCCCGGCTGACCCGCGGGCTCCTCGTCGACCCCTCCAGCCTCGCGATGAAGGCCGCGGCGAAGGATGCGGCGTTCAAGCCCATCGCCGGCGTCGCCCAGGCGCGGTGGTTCACCTCCGCGCTGCCGGTCTCCCGGGCCCGGTCGACGGCGAAGGCCTGGGGCGACCTCGGCGTGCGGAGCGCCAGGACCCCGCTCGTCGCCATCTACGCCCTGCCGGGGCGCGACTGCGGGGGCCACTCGGCGGGCGGGTTCGACGCGACGACGTACCGCTCGTGGATCCGCGAGGTCGCCGCGGGGCTCAAGGGCTCCCGCGCCGTCGCCGTGCTCGAGCCCGACGCGCTCGCGCTGCTCGGCTCCTGCAGCGGGCAGGAGAGCTGGCTGCCGCTGATCCGGTACGCCGCGCAGCAGCTCCAGGCGGCCGGGGTGTGGGTCTACCTCGACGCCGGGCACTCCTCCTGGCAGCCGGCCTCCGTCATGGCCGACCGGATCGCGCAGGCCGGGATCGCCTACGCCCGCGGGGTGGCGGTCAACGTCAGCAACTACCAGCGCACCAACACGGTGGGCGCCTACGGGCAGCAGGTGGTCGCGGAGCTGGCGAAGCGCGGTGCCCGCAACAAGACCGTGCTCGTCGACTCCTCGCGCAACGGCGCCGGCGCACCGGCGGACGGCCAGTGGTGCAACCCGACGTCGGCCCGGCTCGGCATGACGACGCGGGTGGTGAACGCGAAGAGCATCGACTTCGTCGCGTGGATCAAGCGCCCGGGCGAGTCCGACGGCACCTGCAACGGGGGGCCGCCGGCCGGCCAGTGGTGGCCGGCCGGGGCCAAGCGCCTCATGGCGACGCCCTGA
- a CDS encoding PadR family transcriptional regulator → MWNDPEDDPERDDDTGEGTGQRRRGGSDRFGGGEWAAWGEALSSFGPPQPGRRGPRPGRGPGRGSGRPGRPGGRHGQPVPPWMAALLGFDAPAERPRPSGPRVKRGDVRAAILDVLSEEPRNGYQVINEIAERSHGEWKPSPGSVYPTIQQLEDEGLVVADEPVGRRTLTLTAEGREYVAAHADELAAVWRPFAPPEPDPQGALPEIGQVMSALWQIVATGTDAQRKQALEVLADARRRLYGILAEGDK, encoded by the coding sequence ATGTGGAACGACCCCGAGGACGACCCGGAGCGTGACGACGACACCGGTGAGGGCACCGGTCAGCGGCGTCGCGGTGGATCCGACCGGTTCGGTGGCGGAGAGTGGGCCGCCTGGGGCGAGGCGCTGTCCTCGTTCGGTCCGCCGCAGCCCGGCCGACGCGGGCCGCGTCCCGGTCGGGGTCCGGGTCGCGGCAGCGGCCGCCCCGGTCGCCCCGGCGGCCGCCACGGCCAACCGGTGCCGCCGTGGATGGCGGCGCTGCTCGGCTTCGACGCCCCGGCCGAGCGTCCCCGGCCGAGCGGACCGCGCGTCAAGCGCGGCGACGTGCGCGCGGCGATCCTCGACGTGCTGTCCGAGGAGCCGCGCAACGGCTACCAGGTCATCAACGAGATCGCGGAGCGCTCCCACGGCGAGTGGAAGCCCTCGCCGGGCTCGGTCTACCCGACGATCCAGCAGTTGGAGGACGAGGGCCTCGTCGTCGCCGACGAGCCCGTGGGACGACGCACGCTCACCCTGACGGCGGAGGGGCGGGAGTACGTCGCGGCCCACGCCGACGAGCTCGCCGCCGTCTGGCGGCCGTTCGCCCCGCCGGAGCCGGACCCGCAGGGTGCGCTCCCCGAGATCGGGCAGGTCATGAGCGCCCTGTGGCAGATCGTCGCGACCGGGACCGACGCGCAGCGCAAGCAGGCGCTGGAGGTGCTGGCCGACGCACGCCGCCGTCTCTACGGGATCCTGGCCGAGGGCGACAAGTGA
- a CDS encoding DUF1707 SHOCT-like domain-containing protein — MTDLRLSDAERAEAAQVLGEHHVAGRLDVEEHEERVAQVWTARYAADLRPLFDDLPAPHPAAIGGSPVRRADDGVDWNAPRHDVVRRRPPGRAARRTWSAGLGVVLLVVFGLTALGEVGGLLVLLPLAVVFAFLFARRAT, encoded by the coding sequence GTGACCGACCTGCGCCTCTCCGACGCGGAGCGCGCCGAGGCGGCGCAGGTGCTCGGTGAGCACCACGTCGCGGGACGGCTGGACGTCGAGGAGCACGAGGAGCGGGTGGCGCAGGTGTGGACGGCGCGGTACGCCGCGGACCTCCGCCCGCTGTTCGACGACCTGCCCGCTCCGCACCCCGCGGCGATCGGGGGCTCGCCGGTGCGGCGGGCCGATGACGGGGTGGACTGGAACGCCCCCCGGCACGACGTGGTCCGCCGCCGACCCCCGGGTCGGGCGGCGCGCCGTACCTGGTCGGCCGGCCTCGGGGTCGTGCTCCTCGTGGTGTTCGGCCTCACCGCCCTCGGCGAGGTGGGCGGCCTCCTCGTGCTGCTGCCGCTCGCGGTGGTGTTCGCCTTCCTGTTCGCCCGCCGGGCGACCTGA
- a CDS encoding YceI family protein yields the protein MGIFNRKTTTDTPSASDFDAPTTLLDDIAGDYALDITHTRFGFSVRHAMVTTVRGSFKEFEGTAHVDTAVPANSKVDITLKAASIDTGNADRDGHLQTGDFFQADVFPNITFVSTKVEREDADTWLVTGDLTIKDVTKPVTVELEQTGSARDPFGNVRIGFEGGVTINRKDWGLTYNAALETGGVLISEKVKLEFDISAVQSA from the coding sequence ATGGGCATCTTCAACCGCAAGACCACCACCGACACCCCGTCCGCGTCCGACTTCGACGCCCCCACCACGCTGCTCGACGACATCGCGGGTGACTACGCCCTCGACATCACGCACACGCGCTTCGGCTTCTCCGTGCGCCACGCGATGGTGACGACGGTGCGCGGCTCCTTCAAGGAGTTCGAGGGCACGGCGCACGTCGACACGGCCGTCCCGGCCAACTCGAAGGTGGACATCACCCTCAAGGCCGCCAGCATCGACACGGGCAACGCGGACCGTGACGGTCACCTGCAGACCGGCGACTTCTTCCAGGCCGACGTGTTCCCCAACATCACCTTCGTCTCGACCAAGGTCGAGCGCGAGGACGCCGACACCTGGCTCGTCACGGGCGACCTCACCATCAAGGACGTCACGAAGCCCGTCACCGTCGAGCTCGAGCAGACCGGCTCGGCCCGCGACCCGTTCGGCAACGTGCGCATCGGCTTCGAGGGTGGCGTCACCATCAACCGCAAGGACTGGGGCCTGACCTACAACGCGGCCCTCGAGACCGGCGGCGTGCTCATCTCGGAGAAGGTCAAGCTCGAGTTCGACATCTCCGCGGTCCAGTCCGCCTGA